From Rhodococcus sp. B7740:
AGTTCAACTTCGACGGCAGCCCCGTGCGTGTATCGGTGCGTATCCGGGAGAAGCGGGAACGGCCGGGCAAGGGCAACAACCGCTGACGTAGTCCGGTACCGCCCCTGAGCAGGCGATTTCCTCTCAGGGGTAGGGCTGGGGTAATCTCAGCAAGCGCCTTTCGAGGCGCGGCGGGCTGTGGCGCAGCTTGGTAGCGCACTTGACTGGGGGTCAAGTGGTCGCAGGTTCAAATCCTGTCAGCCCGACATAGATAGATGCAGGCCAGAGGCGGTTTCGGAGAATTCCGGAGCCGTCTTTTTTGTGTGCGTGCCGCGGGGGTGTCACCAGCCTGTCCGGGTTATCGTCTCGAATTCGTGGGGTATGAACTTGCCGAGGCATGGCGACGCGCGAACTCCGAAAAATTCTGGTGTCGGTGCTCTGTGCGATTCTCCACGGCATGGCGATCTGCATGGCGTGTGAACTGGAAATGCTCGAGTCGGTGGGTTGCACATGGCGGCCTAGTCGAATACCCAATGGACGGAGAAAGTGCCACGACTGCTCTGCGCCGCCGGGAGCACTTCATCACCCAGGCTGTGACGGTGAGCGGTGCCGATGTGGCCAAATGCTCTCGTGCGGCAGCGGATGCGCAGTCGACGAATGCGAGCGTGAAGACGGGCACGACTACATCGGTGGAAGTTGCAGGTGGTGCGGGCAACCGTTCGGGGATCTCCGCCTCGTCAGCGGTCCATGACATCGCCGGTAGGCATCTGGACTGTGCGCTTGCTCAGGTTGAGCCCGAGCTGTACAGGCGCCGACATCCTGCGGTCGGGTGTTGGTCCGAGGGATCACTGATCTAGGGCATCATGGGTCCATGAGCGATCTCGAGTACCTCGCCACTTTGCTTTCCGCGCTCGATGGAGAGATCGCGCGAATCTCTGCCGCCGAATCGGGCTCCGACGAACAGGCATCGGCCATCGACGACGCGGCCGATGCCGTCTTCCGGTTGCGCGAGAAGGTCAAGGCCGGGTACCCCGGCAAGAAGGCCTATTACATCGCGGCGTCGACCGATCCGAATGGGATCAGGGTCGAGGGAATTTCGGCGCTACCCAGCAAACGCGCCCACGAATTGGTTCGAGACGGTGGTTGGATGCATGCGGATTCCAGTACCGTCCTCGAAGCTCTCGATGACGACCGGCTCAGTCGGTACCACGCCATCGCGGGACGCGGTGTTGCGCAGACATTTCGAGACTCACGCGAATATTTGGCAGCGGCAACGGGACTTGCCGACAAGTAGACCTATCGGATCGTCCGTGGACGAAGAGCGAGATCGCTCGTGTACGAGGATCACATACTGAATGCCCCGCTGAAGTCGAGGGGTGAGGCCTCGAGGTGTCGACCGCGGGGAGTGGCGTCGATGAGTTCGCCGTCGTGGACAACAATCTCGCCGCCCACGATCACGGTGACCGGCTTTCCTCGAAGTCGGTGTCCCTCGTACGGGGTGTAGTCGGTCGCCATGTGGAGTGATTCGGTGGTCACCGTCCATTCCAGTTCGGGGTCCCAGATCGCGATGTCGGCGTCGGACCCCGGCATCAGTGAGCCCTTGCGTGGATAGAGGCCATTGGTGCGCGCTGGATTCGCCGAGGTCAACTCCACGAATCTGCTGGCCGTCAGACCCAATCCGTCCACGTAGTGCGAGTAGATCACCGGGAGACGCGTCTCGACTCCGGGGAGTCCGTTGGGCATATGCCGCACGTCGTGGCTGTGCACCTGCTTCTGTGCGGTGTCGTAGCAGCAATGGTCGGAACCGATGGTGGTGACGTGCCCGGTGAACAGGTGACGCCCGAGTTCCTCGACCACCTCGGCCGAGCGCAGCGGTGGGCAGCAGACGAATCCTTCCGGTTGCTCACCCTCGTAGGCCGAGTCGTCGAGGATCAGATGGTGGGCGACCGATTCGGTGAAGGCAACAAGTCCTCGTTTGCGAGCGTCCGCGACCAGTTCGACGGCAGCCGGAGTGGACTGATGCACGAAGTAGACCGGTGCACTCTGTGATTCGGCGATCGCGAGAATGGCTGCGACCGAGGCGGTCTCGGCGAGCTCCGGCCGCGTTTGCGACATGTGTGCGGCATCGACACCGTCCGATGCCGCCGCGAGGTTCTGCGCATCGGTGACGATCGCGTCGGATTCGCAGTGGATGATGACCATTCCGCCGAGGTCGCGAGTGGTCTGCATCGTGTTGAGGATGGTGTGTTCGTTGGCCATCGTCTCACCGGCATAGGTGGTGAACATCTTGACAGTTCGGATGCCGGCGTCGGCCAGCGTCTTCAGTTGGTCGGCCGTAGTGTCGGTCCACTCGACGACGCAGGCGTGCAGAGCCGAATCGCACAGTCCGCTCGACGCTTTCGCGCGCTGTACCTCGGCGGCGTCCAGCGGCTGTTGACCTGGACGGGGGATAGCGAAGTCGATGATCGTGGTGGTGCCGCCGAACACGGCCGCCGTCGTGCACTCCAAATACGAATCGAGCGAGGTGAATTCGCCGGAGGTGAACCCGACGTGGCAGTGAGGATCGACTCCACCCGGCATCACCAGTTTCCCGGTTGCATCGATGACCTCTGCTGCCGCGTCGACCTCGCTCCCTGGGGTGAGCACCGCAACGACTCTGCCGTCGTCGATGAACAGGTCTGCCGGAGCGGCCCAGTGGGATTCGACGACCATCCCACCGCGCACGACCTTCATCGTGTGCTCGCGAGGTAGGCCAGCCATCCGCCGCGGTCACTGATGTCGGTGACACCGGCGGCCGTCAGATGGCTCTCGCGCATTCGCATCGACAGGGAGCCCGAGCCATCCGCCAACTCGATGACCCCGAGTTCGAGTTCCTTCGGTTCCCGGGGTAGGAGCTCGTCGCGCAATACGTCGTACTCGACCTCGTAGAGCTCGCCCGGTACCACGTATCCATCGGTTGTCACCGGGTGCAAACCGGGAAATTCGTTACGCACGGAGAAGAATCGGTATTTCGGTGCGGTATCGATTTTCCCCACGAATCGCGCCTTGTGCAACGCGTCGTTCAGGGTGCCGCCGGACATCGCCTGTCCGTTGACGAACATCGTGACCAGTGCCATTCAAAGCCTTCTTTCAGTGAGCTTGGATTCGGACGAGTCGGTTCGGAGAGAACGCTGTTACGTCTAGTTCTGGTTTCCTACCGTGGACCAGCTCGGTGAGGATGTGTCCCCAGAGCGGTGCGAAGGTGAAGGAGTAGGTGCCGCCTGCCACGAATAGTCCCGGGGCGCCGGCGAGTTCGCCGATGACCGGCATTTCGTCGGGCGTGGTGACCACGGGCCCGGTCCATGTATCGAGGAGCGCATTGTGGCTCAGCGCAGGCAGAAGCCGTCGAACCTGCTCCAGGTTTCCCGTGGTGCTGTCGGATCTGCTCGGGGCCGGCTCGCTGTCGTGGAACGCACCTGCAGGCCAGCCGCCGCCGAGGACGAGGCGTCCCGATCGATTCTGCTTGATCGACATTCCTTCCCCGACGTGCTGTACGAGCACTTCGAGCGTCCGGGGCGCGGCTTTCAGCGCGTGCATTTGCAACGACGTCGGGACGAGTTCGAGCGATATCCCCGCCATCGCGGCGATCGGTGCCATCCACGGACCTGCAACGTCTATCACCACAGGTGCAATCCACGTCCGACCATTGGTGTCGACGGTCCAGACGTCACCGTCGTGGGTCAGTCCGATCACCGGTGTCGACGGGTGTACAGACGCTCCCTCGGCCGCGACCTGTCGCAACAGGGCAGGGGCTGCGAGGTCGGGTTCGGCGAATCCGTCCCACGGGCACCAGGTTGCGGCCTGAATGCTCGGGCCGAGCAGAGGTAGCGCCTGCCGCGCTTCGTCACCGCTCAGTACCTCCGTCGGAATCCCCGCATCGCGTTCCCATCGGTGCTTCGTGATGAGGGCGTGGACCTGCTCTTCGGTCTCGGCCACCATGAAGCCGCCGCACCGGTTCAGCCCGAGACCAGGCACGGTCTCGTCCAGCGTGTTCCACAATGTGCTCGTCGACTTCTGCAACGGAAGTAGCTGTTCGACGTCGACGGCTCGGCCCTGCCCAGGCCTGCGGGTGTGAATCGTCTGGATGTGCAGGTTGCCCGCGGTCGTACCCGAGCCGGCGGTGTTGGGCAGGGTGCGATCGAGTACAGCGACGCGGGATCCCGCGCGGGTGAGGGCGAGAGCCGTTGCTGCGCCGACGATTCCGGCTCCGATGACAACGACGTCGACTTCAGTTCGCATGCACAGCTCCTAAGGTCGCGTAGGCATCGTCGATACTCGATTCGACGATGACCGATTGCAGCGAGGCAAGCGTGTCGGCGTCGGTGACCGGAAGCAGTGGTTCTCGCACAGTGCCTCCTGGTTGACCGAGAAGGTTCATCACGGCCTTCAACTGAGGGATGGGGGAGGCGTAGACGCCGCTGTAGTCCGAGGCGATGAGGCGGCCGGAGAACGCGCGATAACGATCGACCCACATGCGCGCGGTGTCGGCGTCCCGTGCAGCGACGGCCTCGTAGAACGGCACCGCGAAGGGCGCGCCCACCCCACCTCCGTCGATGTTGCCGTCCCCGCCCAGCTCGAGCAGCGTGGCAAGGCCGCGTCGATGCAGAAAACTCCCGAATACACGGACGCGGTCTGACACGGCCTCGACGGTGTCGAGCATGGCGAGCCAATCACCGGTGCTGTCTTTGATCGCGACGACGTTGTCCAGGTCGGCCAGTCGAGAGAACAAGTCGGGTGAGGTTCCCATGTCGACCGCAACGCCCCGTGGCCAGTTGTAGGCCATGAACGGCAATGATGTTGCGGTGCTGACGCTTCGGTAGTACTGGAATGTCTCTTCCGCCGAGGTGTGTACGTAGGGCGGAGGCGTCGCCAGTATGCCGTCCGCGCCGACGGAAGCAGCGTGCTTCGCGAGCGCGGAGGACTGCGCAGCTGTGTACGCGCTGACACCGATCACGACAGGAAAGCGGCCTGCGACTGCATCGATCGATGCTTCCGCGACGGTCTTTCGTTCGTGGTCGCTCTGGCTGAACCATTCGCCTGTGCTGCCGTTCACGAGTACACCGTGAACACCCGTCTGCGCGTAGAGATTCATCAAGTCGAAAATTGCCTCGGTATCGACGGCACCCGACTGCGTGAACGGTGTGGGAGCAGCGGGCCAGTAGCCGGACCACGCGACATCATCGCGATTCATGGGAGTGCCTTTCGGGCTCGGGACGATCGACGACGCGTCGTACCCGCATTTATGGGATCGATTGCATAGACTGCCTTCGGGGTGGTCGAGTCGTCAAGCCGGAAACGTGCTTGTAACGCGACCACGGTCGAATATGTCTGTCCTAGGCGTGAAGCAAGAGAACGGAGAACCGATGGCGGTCACCTTGATCGACGTTGCGAGCGCTGCTGGGGTTTCGCGCAGCACGGCATCACGCGCGTTGAGTGGATCGTCGCTGATCTCGGCGGAGACACGGGCAGCGGTGGAGGATGCGGCCCGGGTTCTCGGGTATCGGCCGAACAGGGCCGCGAGCGCGCTGCGCTCCAACCGGTCGCATTTGATCGGTCTGGTCATGAACAACCTGCTCAACGCGACCTTTCACACTGTCGCCGAGGTCGTCCAAAAGAGGGCAGCAGCCAGTGGATTTCAGGTACTGCTCTGCATCACCGATGCCGATCCGGCGCGCGAGGACGACGTACTGGCCATGCTGGGCGAGCACGGCGTCGACGGAACCATCGTGATCGGCAGCGGTCGAAGTGCTGCGGCGTCGAATGCGCTTCTGGAGCAGGGCCGAGCGGTGGTCAACCTGATCCGTTCGGTGAAGGGGAGCTCTGCGTCGACGGTGCTGGCAGATGACGTAACGGGTGGGCGCGACGCGACAGCGCACCTGATCGAGCTCGGGCACAGTCGTATCGGGTATGTCGGTGGAAACGAGGATGCGACGTCCGGACGTGAGCGCTACGAGGGCTATCGACTGGCGCTGGCCGACGCAGGTATTCCGGTCGACGAGACGATCGTCCGGAAAGGCCCGTTCACCACGGAGTTCGGCGCCGAAGCGATCAATTCGTTACTGGATGCACCCCAGGCGATGACTGCTCTCTACGCGGCCAACCACGAGGCTGTCTTCGGCATCCTGCCCACGCTCGTCGGCAGAGGAGTGTCGGTGCCGGACGAGTTGTCGCTGATCTGCCACGAGGACATGCCGTGGCTCGCGATGTGGCAGCCGGCAATCACAGTCGTCGACAACGGTGCCGCTCAGTTGGCGAATGTGGCAATGGACCTGCTGTTCCAGCAGATCAAGGATTCGCTCGAACCCGATGGGCGCACGTATCGAATCGGTGCTCGTCTGGTGGAGCGGTCGTCGTGTGCCGCACTGTGATCGGTGAGCGCGATCACCTGCGAACGGTTAACAGTTGATGTACCGCGTGTCGGCAGTGTTAACCGCGTTGACGCCTCCGAATTCGTCTGCGACGCTTGATGCAATCGATCCCAAAAGATCGATTCTTCTCGAACAACTCCCTCATCGTCGCTGCCGCCCCGTCCTCGAACGTGTAGTGCTGCAGTCGATATGGAAAGGCTCGCTCAATGCGAAGTTAACAGGAATCGCCGCTATCGCTGTCGTGGTGGCCGGCCTCACTGCCTGTAGTTCCTCGGACGATTCCGTAGCCGCGCCGACGGACTGCACACCCACGCTCGGTGCTTCGGACCTTGCCGAAGAAGGCGTACTGACGATGGCCACCAACGCGACTCTTCCGCCCATGCAGTACGTCGATCCGAACGGCGACTTGATCGGCATGCGTGTCGACCTCGGTAAGGAGATCGCCAAGCGCCTGTGTTTGACGCCGAAGTTCGTCAACATCGAGTTCGAGGCACAGATTCCCGGTGTGCAGGCCGGCCGTTGGGACATGATCGACACCGGAATGTTCTACACGCCTGCAC
This genomic window contains:
- the hydA gene encoding dihydropyrimidinase, producing MKVVRGGMVVESHWAAPADLFIDDGRVVAVLTPGSEVDAAAEVIDATGKLVMPGGVDPHCHVGFTSGEFTSLDSYLECTTAAVFGGTTTIIDFAIPRPGQQPLDAAEVQRAKASSGLCDSALHACVVEWTDTTADQLKTLADAGIRTVKMFTTYAGETMANEHTILNTMQTTRDLGGMVIIHCESDAIVTDAQNLAAASDGVDAAHMSQTRPELAETASVAAILAIAESQSAPVYFVHQSTPAAVELVADARKRGLVAFTESVAHHLILDDSAYEGEQPEGFVCCPPLRSAEVVEELGRHLFTGHVTTIGSDHCCYDTAQKQVHSHDVRHMPNGLPGVETRLPVIYSHYVDGLGLTASRFVELTSANPARTNGLYPRKGSLMPGSDADIAIWDPELEWTVTTESLHMATDYTPYEGHRLRGKPVTVIVGGEIVVHDGELIDATPRGRHLEASPLDFSGAFSM
- a CDS encoding dihydrodipicolinate synthase family protein, which encodes MNRDDVAWSGYWPAAPTPFTQSGAVDTEAIFDLMNLYAQTGVHGVLVNGSTGEWFSQSDHERKTVAEASIDAVAGRFPVVIGVSAYTAAQSSALAKHAASVGADGILATPPPYVHTSAEETFQYYRSVSTATSLPFMAYNWPRGVAVDMGTSPDLFSRLADLDNVVAIKDSTGDWLAMLDTVEAVSDRVRVFGSFLHRRGLATLLELGGDGNIDGGGVGAPFAVPFYEAVAARDADTARMWVDRYRAFSGRLIASDYSGVYASPIPQLKAVMNLLGQPGGTVREPLLPVTDADTLASLQSVIVESSIDDAYATLGAVHAN
- a CDS encoding NAD(P)/FAD-dependent oxidoreductase, yielding MRTEVDVVVIGAGIVGAATALALTRAGSRVAVLDRTLPNTAGSGTTAGNLHIQTIHTRRPGQGRAVDVEQLLPLQKSTSTLWNTLDETVPGLGLNRCGGFMVAETEEQVHALITKHRWERDAGIPTEVLSGDEARQALPLLGPSIQAATWCPWDGFAEPDLAAPALLRQVAAEGASVHPSTPVIGLTHDGDVWTVDTNGRTWIAPVVIDVAGPWMAPIAAMAGISLELVPTSLQMHALKAAPRTLEVLVQHVGEGMSIKQNRSGRLVLGGGWPAGAFHDSEPAPSRSDSTTGNLEQVRRLLPALSHNALLDTWTGPVVTTPDEMPVIGELAGAPGLFVAGGTYSFTFAPLWGHILTELVHGRKPELDVTAFSPNRLVRIQAH
- a CDS encoding LacI family DNA-binding transcriptional regulator; this encodes MAVTLIDVASAAGVSRSTASRALSGSSLISAETRAAVEDAARVLGYRPNRAASALRSNRSHLIGLVMNNLLNATFHTVAEVVQKRAAASGFQVLLCITDADPAREDDVLAMLGEHGVDGTIVIGSGRSAAASNALLEQGRAVVNLIRSVKGSSASTVLADDVTGGRDATAHLIELGHSRIGYVGGNEDATSGRERYEGYRLALADAGIPVDETIVRKGPFTTEFGAEAINSLLDAPQAMTALYAANHEAVFGILPTLVGRGVSVPDELSLICHEDMPWLAMWQPAITVVDNGAAQLANVAMDLLFQQIKDSLEPDGRTYRIGARLVERSSCAAL
- a CDS encoding allophanate hydrolase-related protein — translated: MALVTMFVNGQAMSGGTLNDALHKARFVGKIDTAPKYRFFSVRNEFPGLHPVTTDGYVVPGELYEVEYDVLRDELLPREPKELELGVIELADGSGSLSMRMRESHLTAAGVTDISDRGGWLAYLASTR
- a CDS encoding ABC transporter substrate-binding protein → MYRVSAVLTALTPPNSSATLDAIDPKRSILLEQLPHRRCRPVLERVVLQSIWKGSLNAKLTGIAAIAVVVAGLTACSSSDDSVAAPTDCTPTLGASDLAEEGVLTMATNATLPPMQYVDPNGDLIGMRVDLGKEIAKRLCLTPKFVNIEFEAQIPGVQAGRWDMIDTGMFYTPARADTIDLVPYEVQAVSISVPSGNPESISSVDDLAGKTIGVEAPGYEFDTLTAMAEQFAAEGKPALTVQTFKTNADAYQALSAGQLDGTSIVESVTSFYQEDGRFETAVGGINEAPLAMGFAKDSKSSAEVARVLSEMRSDGYLPELFEQYDVTGYDGDIAVSTGPLES